A DNA window from Stutzerimonas stutzeri contains the following coding sequences:
- a CDS encoding type II toxin-antitoxin system RelE/ParE family toxin, whose protein sequence is MIFIETPIFTKRLRDLLSDDSYAEFQRQLADRPDMGDVIEGTGGIRKVRVASGGHGKRGGSRVIYYHFTAASQIALLLIYPKNEKDDLTADERKVLKQIIDRWR, encoded by the coding sequence ATGATCTTTATCGAGACACCGATCTTCACCAAGCGCCTGCGGGATCTGCTTAGCGATGACAGCTACGCGGAGTTTCAGCGGCAACTGGCCGACCGGCCCGACATGGGTGATGTGATTGAAGGTACTGGCGGCATTCGCAAGGTTCGCGTTGCGTCTGGCGGTCACGGTAAGCGGGGCGGGTCCAGGGTCATCTACTACCACTTCACGGCGGCTTCGCAGATCGCATTACTGCTGATCTATCCGAAGAACGAGAAGGACGACCTGACGGCAGACGAGCGCAAGGTGCTCAAGCAAATCATCGATCGGTGGAGGTAA